Proteins encoded within one genomic window of Nitrospira sp.:
- the fliD gene encoding flagellar filament capping protein FliD: MAISFGGLGNGVDFGQVVTELVKVQRVPIDALNTKKNNLQTKLTDYGTLGTKLLALQSAANALRLPNSFDRTATTVSDETKLTAQAGAGAAPGSYTVQVTQLAKAHQITNSAAKAVASTTTAIVSGGSGTFTFKVGSGANQTVTLNDGATLDDLRSAINDLGAGVTASVINTGTTASPAYRLTLTAAATGAANAVTVVTDTTSLDLTNASGSGGSSTLQAGQNAIVVIGEPDQTTISIERESNVISDAIPDVTLTLKSKTVTTPTPEPVTVNVTTDPESVKSNIAALASAYNDIVKFVNERTTYDISTKTGGIFFNESTAKNVLSQLRTALSGNVAGLFTYTTLGEVGFKTERDGTVTIDNAKLDTALANNYSATKALFITQPTSSGIADRVVKAVDFLDAVDTGAFTIRKTAITSQISKLTDEIGRKEDIASQYEERLRLQFASLDSTLQQLQSQTNALKALQ, encoded by the coding sequence ATGGCGATCAGTTTCGGCGGGTTAGGCAATGGCGTGGACTTTGGCCAGGTCGTCACCGAGCTGGTTAAAGTCCAACGCGTGCCCATCGACGCGTTGAACACCAAGAAAAATAACCTGCAGACCAAACTGACCGACTACGGGACCCTGGGCACGAAGCTGCTCGCGTTGCAGAGCGCCGCGAACGCGCTTCGGTTGCCCAATAGCTTCGACCGCACGGCCACCACCGTCAGCGACGAGACCAAATTGACCGCCCAGGCCGGCGCCGGCGCGGCCCCCGGCAGTTATACGGTACAGGTCACTCAATTAGCCAAAGCGCATCAGATTACCAACAGCGCTGCCAAGGCGGTTGCCTCCACCACCACGGCGATCGTGTCCGGCGGCTCAGGCACCTTTACATTCAAAGTCGGAAGCGGTGCGAATCAAACCGTGACGCTCAATGATGGCGCCACACTTGACGACCTTCGTTCAGCCATTAACGATCTTGGAGCCGGTGTCACCGCCTCCGTGATCAATACCGGAACGACGGCAAGTCCGGCCTATCGCTTGACCCTCACCGCCGCTGCAACCGGCGCCGCCAATGCCGTGACGGTCGTCACGGATACCACGAGTTTAGACTTGACCAACGCGAGTGGATCCGGAGGCAGCAGTACGCTTCAAGCGGGCCAGAACGCTATTGTCGTCATCGGGGAACCGGATCAGACGACGATTTCCATTGAACGCGAAAGCAATGTGATCAGCGATGCCATTCCGGATGTCACGCTGACCCTGAAGTCCAAGACTGTCACGACACCCACACCGGAACCGGTCACGGTCAATGTCACCACCGACCCCGAGAGCGTCAAAAGCAATATCGCGGCTCTGGCGAGCGCTTACAACGATATTGTGAAGTTCGTCAATGAGCGAACGACGTATGATATCTCGACGAAGACCGGCGGGATTTTTTTCAATGAGAGTACGGCAAAAAATGTGCTGAGTCAGTTACGTACTGCGCTTTCCGGTAACGTCGCTGGACTCTTCACCTACACGACCTTGGGAGAGGTCGGGTTCAAGACAGAGCGCGATGGCACCGTCACGATCGACAATGCGAAGTTGGATACAGCATTGGCGAATAACTACAGCGCCACGAAGGCGCTGTTTATCACCCAACCGACATCCAGCGGCATTGCAGACCGGGTGGTCAAGGCCGTCGATTTTCTCGATGCCGTCGACACCGGTGCTTTTACGATCAGGAAGACGGCGATCACGAGCCAGATCAGCAAGCTCACCGACGAAATCGGCCGCAAGGAAGATATCGCGTCGCAATATGAAGAACGGCTGCGACTGCAATTCGCCTCACTTGATTCAACACTACAACAACTTCAAAGCCAAACCAACGCTCTCAAAGCATTACAATAA
- a CDS encoding glycosyltransferase family 9 protein: MPHEVSPEHHDLVIQLARLGDLVQTLPAIEALQEAYPERTLDVVCAAPLIAVLTGARHIRRVIPWNGAQWQAWANRWQDNPTDTLQAMQTYIASLGDTTYERVYPLNQHARSSLMTQLFSSRSSRETAQELIEAHIRPWAQHLRHVAKERGANRVHLADAWCGMCGVRPRGQAPLHVPPAVELPDDLTEIGERRGLWVALATGAGEADRCVPPTVWSQWIREFLSQTGEGQVVLIGSGTERETARAILDSLPTLLHGRVWDATGRTTVSQLMRVLQKCRWVIGADTGPLHLGTLVGTRAIGWYFSRARVHETGPYGEGHWVYQHAAHGQPQRWPIRDSLALICGNEHHSAADWMLWRSRMDRWGAFFDDGSDNDAVERSRVEIWRACAPDLCESMAA; this comes from the coding sequence ATGCCGCATGAGGTCTCACCGGAGCACCACGATCTGGTGATCCAGTTGGCCCGATTGGGCGATCTGGTGCAAACGCTTCCCGCGATCGAGGCGTTGCAGGAAGCCTATCCCGAACGGACATTGGATGTCGTCTGCGCCGCACCCCTGATCGCAGTCCTGACGGGAGCCCGTCATATCCGCCGCGTCATTCCCTGGAACGGGGCGCAATGGCAGGCCTGGGCCAATCGTTGGCAGGACAACCCGACTGATACCCTGCAGGCCATGCAGACCTATATCGCGTCACTCGGCGACACCACCTATGAACGGGTGTATCCACTCAATCAGCACGCACGAAGCTCTCTCATGACGCAGCTCTTTTCATCCCGTTCTTCCCGCGAAACCGCTCAGGAGCTGATCGAGGCGCACATACGCCCATGGGCGCAGCATCTGCGACACGTCGCTAAAGAACGGGGCGCCAATCGTGTGCATCTCGCTGATGCCTGGTGCGGCATGTGCGGAGTGAGACCGCGGGGACAGGCGCCGCTGCATGTGCCGCCGGCAGTCGAACTCCCGGACGACCTGACCGAGATCGGTGAGCGCCGCGGATTGTGGGTTGCGCTGGCCACGGGAGCAGGGGAGGCGGATCGTTGTGTTCCACCGACCGTATGGAGCCAATGGATTCGTGAATTTCTCTCGCAGACCGGGGAGGGACAGGTCGTTCTGATCGGGAGCGGCACGGAGCGTGAAACAGCGAGAGCGATTCTGGACTCACTCCCCACGTTACTCCACGGCCGTGTCTGGGATGCGACCGGCCGCACGACTGTGTCCCAGTTGATGCGCGTCCTTCAGAAATGCCGCTGGGTCATCGGCGCCGATACCGGCCCGCTTCATCTCGGCACGCTGGTCGGCACTCGCGCCATAGGATGGTACTTTTCACGTGCCCGCGTACACGAAACCGGTCCCTATGGCGAAGGGCATTGGGTCTATCAGCATGCCGCGCATGGACAACCTCAACGCTGGCCGATCAGGGATAGTCTCGCGCTGATATGCGGCAACGAGCATCATAGTGCGGCTGATTGGATGCTCTGGAGGAGTCGGATGGATCGATGGGGAGCATTTTTTGACGACGGCTCCGATAACGACGCAGTCGAACGCTCGCGAGTGGAAATCTGGCGAGCTTGTGCACCGGACCTTTGCGAATCGATGGCCGCATGA
- a CDS encoding glycosyltransferase family 9 protein, with the protein MSQQVLLINITRMGDLVQMGTLLQRLQHEWPGAAVDLVVDQRFAPVAKLLPHLRHIVSFDFHRLVDESRAQTKDVVTLYQDMVRWAAPLVEARYDRVVNLTFNRRSGLLTSYVGAKDIRGIAAPKDGDVTIHNPWMAYLTDVHHERRFNHFNLVDIYALGGSGSGPFAPLSLTLAPDTAQWARDFLASHAGAQISWVAVQVGASDPMKAWRPELFGHTLAALSRQAPVGYVFIGTEEERKAIHLAQTTYRQQGGTAPLCDAVGKTSLPQLAAVLSQCRLLLTNDTGPMHLAVGVGTPVIDLSVGHVDFRETGPYGPGHWMVQPDLGCAPCGFDKVCFHHACKDRLVPEQIASLCLHVLAGAAFPQSITGARIYRSCADEDGLGSTQLHAGRENPVIEWYGRFWRRFWFEEFTGRASQVPAHPEPAPDWAEALAVLEHLAPLAKKLVAKAEELVRLTTRHPLPVSALQQLQRDETSERQQILALSMNTPATASLAVAMVRDTHNDDGSELTELAQSRLGTYRRWHKRLQAVASRFRSFNRAQGLVRRGGSRPLPMVRSA; encoded by the coding sequence ATGAGCCAGCAAGTACTCCTTATCAATATCACCCGGATGGGCGATCTTGTGCAGATGGGCACGTTGCTTCAGCGCCTCCAGCACGAATGGCCGGGAGCGGCGGTCGATCTGGTCGTAGACCAGCGGTTCGCTCCCGTTGCGAAGCTTCTGCCGCACCTGCGGCACATTGTCAGCTTTGATTTTCATCGCCTGGTGGATGAAAGTCGCGCCCAGACCAAGGATGTCGTGACGCTCTACCAGGACATGGTCCGGTGGGCCGCACCGTTGGTTGAAGCCCGGTATGACCGGGTCGTGAACCTGACCTTCAACCGCAGGAGCGGACTGCTGACCTCATACGTCGGCGCGAAAGACATACGCGGCATCGCGGCCCCGAAGGATGGAGATGTGACCATCCATAACCCCTGGATGGCGTATCTCACAGATGTGCATCATGAGCGTCGCTTCAACCATTTTAATCTCGTCGACATCTACGCGCTGGGCGGCAGCGGCAGCGGGCCGTTTGCACCGCTCTCGCTCACTCTAGCGCCTGACACCGCTCAATGGGCGCGCGACTTTCTCGCATCTCATGCGGGAGCGCAGATCTCTTGGGTGGCGGTCCAGGTGGGCGCCAGCGACCCGATGAAAGCATGGCGGCCTGAATTGTTCGGTCACACATTGGCCGCCCTCAGCCGCCAGGCCCCGGTCGGCTACGTCTTTATCGGTACCGAGGAAGAACGGAAAGCCATCCACCTCGCTCAGACAACGTACCGGCAGCAAGGGGGAACCGCTCCGCTCTGTGATGCAGTGGGAAAGACCTCGTTACCGCAACTCGCCGCCGTGCTTTCGCAGTGCCGGCTCCTGCTGACCAACGATACCGGCCCGATGCATCTCGCGGTGGGAGTCGGCACCCCCGTTATCGACCTGTCAGTCGGACACGTCGATTTTCGAGAAACCGGACCGTATGGACCAGGCCATTGGATGGTACAGCCGGATCTGGGGTGCGCTCCCTGCGGGTTCGACAAAGTCTGTTTTCATCATGCCTGCAAGGACCGGCTCGTGCCTGAGCAGATAGCTTCGCTCTGCCTGCACGTGCTTGCGGGGGCCGCATTCCCCCAGTCGATCACAGGCGCAAGAATCTATCGCTCCTGCGCCGATGAAGATGGCCTGGGCAGCACGCAACTTCATGCCGGACGAGAGAATCCGGTGATCGAGTGGTATGGCCGATTTTGGCGCCGCTTCTGGTTCGAGGAATTCACCGGCCGCGCCAGCCAAGTTCCTGCTCATCCCGAACCGGCTCCCGATTGGGCTGAGGCTCTGGCTGTACTCGAGCATCTGGCGCCTCTCGCAAAAAAGCTGGTCGCGAAAGCCGAAGAACTAGTCCGCCTTACGACCAGACACCCGCTGCCGGTCAGCGCGTTGCAACAGTTGCAACGTGATGAGACGTCGGAACGGCAACAGATCCTGGCGCTGAGCATGAACACACCGGCCACTGCTTCACTGGCGGTGGCGATGGTACGGGATACTCACAATGATGATGGCAGCGAACTGACTGAGCTGGCGCAATCCCGGCTGGGCACCTATCGACGATGGCACAAGCGGCTGCAGGCAGTCGCAAGCAGATTCCGTTCGTTCAACCGAGCACAGGGACTCGTCCGTCGGGGAGGATCCCGACCTCTTCCCATGGTGCGCTCTGCGTAG
- a CDS encoding flagellin FliC, protein MALVVNTNVASLAAQRNLATNQAQLGKSVERLSSGLRITRAADDAAGLGVSETLRAQIRSINQANRNAGDGISLTQVADGAAATVGSLLSRMRELATQSASGTLGTTERSYLDQEFVALRSEIDRISTTTEYNGQPLLSGSSNTFEVFIGFKSGSGNSLSVALDDLDVAAVGLTGASVSTATAAQSMLSKIDSAISAVATARANYGSIQSRFEVAIQNLTVTAENFTAAESRIRDADIAQETSVFTKNQILTQSGIAILAQANSLPQQALALLRG, encoded by the coding sequence ATGGCATTAGTAGTCAACACCAACGTTGCATCACTGGCAGCTCAGCGAAACCTGGCGACCAACCAAGCTCAATTGGGTAAATCCGTTGAGCGGTTGTCATCTGGTCTGCGAATCACCCGAGCGGCGGATGACGCGGCCGGATTGGGCGTGTCGGAAACGTTGCGCGCCCAGATTCGTAGTATCAATCAGGCGAATCGCAACGCCGGTGACGGCATCAGCTTGACCCAGGTCGCGGACGGTGCCGCGGCGACGGTCGGCAGCTTGCTGTCTCGTATGCGTGAGTTGGCAACTCAGTCGGCCAGCGGGACGCTGGGAACGACCGAGCGTTCTTACCTCGATCAAGAATTTGTCGCGTTGCGGTCGGAAATCGATCGCATTTCGACGACGACGGAATACAACGGTCAGCCGCTTCTGAGCGGAAGCAGCAACACGTTTGAGGTCTTTATCGGCTTCAAGAGTGGATCCGGTAACTCGTTGAGCGTGGCCTTGGATGACCTCGACGTAGCGGCGGTCGGCTTGACCGGCGCAAGCGTGTCGACGGCGACAGCCGCGCAATCGATGCTTTCCAAGATCGACAGCGCGATCAGCGCGGTGGCAACCGCCCGCGCGAATTACGGTTCCATCCAGAGCCGCTTCGAAGTCGCGATCCAGAACCTGACGGTTACGGCCGAAAACTTCACCGCGGCCGAATCGCGGATTCGAGATGCGGACATTGCTCAGGAAACATCTGTGTTCACGAAGAACCAGATCCTCACCCAATCCGGCATCGCAATTTTGGCCCAGGCCAATTCGTTGCCACAGCAAGCGTTAGCGCTGCTGCGAGGATAA
- a CDS encoding flagellar protein FlaG → MVHDVSNYKDLPAAALQATQNGPQHSTEKKVEAKAPEPESSTAETKGKDLEQALTRVREVFKKADSRLEFTVDPDLDRVVVKVMDGDSGTVIRQIPQQEVIDLAKRLETPTGLLLHHKV, encoded by the coding sequence ATGGTCCACGATGTTTCCAATTATAAAGACCTCCCCGCAGCCGCGCTTCAAGCGACGCAGAATGGGCCACAGCATTCGACTGAAAAGAAGGTCGAGGCCAAGGCTCCAGAGCCTGAGTCGTCTACAGCTGAGACGAAAGGAAAGGATTTGGAACAGGCTCTCACGCGTGTGCGTGAGGTGTTCAAGAAGGCAGACTCTAGACTGGAGTTTACCGTCGATCCAGATCTCGACCGGGTAGTCGTTAAGGTGATGGATGGGGATTCGGGTACTGTCATCCGCCAGATTCCACAGCAGGAAGTCATTGATCTGGCCAAGAGGCTGGAGACGCCCACCGGGCTGCTCTTGCACCACAAGGTGTAA
- a CDS encoding PilZ domain-containing protein has translation MTPSPDRLFQRPQNDIKNEDRREWLRIDDRLLLEYRRIDETADAMNAYLPPATEDTIATAVSKPTLDLLIRGGETFAGSPLLPWVSKIDWMLETILKSLVKSHPGSVAIARLTDVDISAGGVGFHTPRRFEADDVLLLKVILPPFSMIETTARIIRVTPMQKTPAEFHVATQFIELGGDEQELIIRHILHVQAERLRARKAAI, from the coding sequence ATGACGCCCTCGCCCGACCGGCTGTTTCAACGCCCGCAGAACGACATCAAGAATGAAGATCGGCGGGAATGGTTACGCATCGACGATCGGCTGTTGCTCGAGTATCGACGAATCGATGAAACGGCAGATGCCATGAATGCGTACCTCCCGCCGGCTACGGAAGACACCATTGCCACCGCGGTCTCGAAGCCGACACTCGACCTGCTGATCCGTGGAGGGGAGACGTTTGCGGGTTCTCCGCTGTTGCCATGGGTATCGAAAATCGATTGGATGCTGGAGACCATTCTCAAATCGCTTGTCAAAAGTCATCCCGGCAGCGTGGCGATTGCCCGACTCACCGACGTCGACATCAGCGCCGGAGGAGTGGGCTTTCATACGCCTCGCCGATTCGAAGCGGATGACGTGCTGCTGCTCAAAGTGATCCTGCCGCCGTTCAGCATGATCGAAACCACCGCGCGCATCATCCGGGTCACACCGATGCAGAAGACTCCCGCCGAATTTCACGTCGCGACTCAATTCATCGAACTGGGAGGAGACGAACAGGAACTCATCATCCGGCATATCCTTCACGTCCAGGCCGAACGGCTACGGGCGAGAAAAGCTGCGATCTGA
- the fliS gene encoding flagellar export chaperone FliS: MIVAAANAYQQTQVMTANRVQLIVMLYDSAIQSMELAREAILTNNYKDKARFLDRGMAIVGELSSVLDFERGGEIAVSLHRLYDYMVQQCIQANLRHNGKHLDGPIRCLTTLREGWQVVARQEAVAHVGS; the protein is encoded by the coding sequence ATGATCGTTGCTGCAGCCAATGCCTACCAACAAACGCAAGTCATGACCGCCAACCGGGTACAACTCATCGTGATGCTCTACGATTCTGCGATTCAATCGATGGAGCTCGCCCGGGAAGCCATTCTCACGAACAATTACAAGGATAAGGCCCGATTCCTCGACCGCGGCATGGCCATCGTCGGAGAGTTATCCAGCGTCCTGGATTTCGAGCGTGGCGGGGAGATCGCCGTGTCCCTGCACCGTCTGTACGACTATATGGTTCAGCAGTGCATCCAAGCCAATCTTCGGCACAATGGAAAACATCTCGACGGACCGATTCGCTGTCTGACAACTCTACGGGAAGGCTGGCAGGTCGTGGCAAGACAAGAAGCGGTGGCCCATGTCGGCAGCTAG
- a CDS encoding glycosyltransferase: MSLLHENLKRLARRNQDFAAAVTCASGGVLTIEPSKSGPPSARRAGRWIHSAYDPIREARTWAETHAPACQPGETVVVAGVGLLYHVEALRNTLASDVSLAVLIPNLGELHDALAVRELESWSEQVQWLSGSPSEIAESLSTTGRPLRCVSYTPATAWDTEFHCALEDALRRGIARQAGGQLSIALVGPIYGGSLPIARYVKRALETLGHKVQWIDHSVHAASYEVMGTLKDARNRQLMQGRMADVLSQWTLATLAESPPDLVLSMAQAPLTLQVLEHLRKKKFLTAMWFVENYRHLTYWQQMAPGYEFWFVFQQGACMDAFRQAGARQVSFLPMAADPDLHCPLVLSEEDRRRFGADVSFVGAGYANRRQLFPALLSQPWSFKLWGNEWDGAGDLRSVLQLDGARIDTATCMKVFNATAINLNLHSTTGAGLDPQADFVNPRTFELAACGAFQLVDHRSQLPEFFSEQEMVSFKDFGDVPGLVQHWLADPAARQAMANAARARVLNAHTYVHRMRDLLGQIGLSQPDRIGSVMRGERQQDSLLKRCAENTPLETLLKGLPAGQRVELKDVAAHIRGKGPTATLKREELMVLMLDEYRSETRDLL; this comes from the coding sequence ATGAGTCTGCTTCACGAGAATCTCAAGCGTCTGGCGAGACGCAATCAGGACTTCGCGGCAGCGGTCACCTGCGCTTCCGGCGGAGTGCTCACGATCGAACCGTCGAAAAGCGGTCCCCCTTCAGCGCGTCGAGCCGGTCGCTGGATTCATAGTGCCTACGATCCCATTCGGGAAGCGCGAACCTGGGCTGAGACCCATGCACCGGCCTGTCAACCGGGGGAAACGGTCGTTGTGGCGGGGGTAGGGTTGCTCTACCATGTCGAGGCCCTTCGAAACACGCTGGCGTCTGATGTGTCGCTGGCTGTGCTGATTCCCAACCTCGGTGAATTGCACGATGCCCTTGCCGTACGCGAACTCGAGTCTTGGAGCGAACAGGTTCAATGGCTATCGGGATCACCGAGCGAGATTGCTGAAAGCCTGAGCACGACTGGCCGCCCGCTACGCTGTGTATCCTATACACCGGCGACCGCCTGGGATACCGAGTTTCACTGTGCCCTCGAAGACGCGTTGCGACGGGGGATCGCCCGCCAGGCCGGCGGGCAACTGAGCATTGCCCTGGTGGGCCCGATCTACGGAGGATCGCTCCCGATCGCCCGCTACGTGAAACGGGCATTGGAAACGCTCGGTCACAAGGTGCAGTGGATCGATCATAGCGTGCATGCGGCGAGTTATGAGGTGATGGGCACACTCAAAGACGCACGCAACCGCCAATTGATGCAAGGCCGGATGGCCGACGTCTTGAGCCAATGGACCTTGGCGACGCTCGCCGAATCACCTCCGGATCTCGTGCTCTCCATGGCACAGGCTCCGTTGACGTTGCAGGTCCTCGAACATCTTCGAAAGAAGAAATTCCTCACGGCGATGTGGTTCGTCGAGAACTATCGCCATCTGACCTATTGGCAGCAAATGGCGCCGGGATACGAATTTTGGTTTGTGTTTCAGCAAGGCGCATGTATGGACGCGTTCCGGCAGGCCGGTGCGCGGCAGGTCAGTTTTCTTCCGATGGCGGCCGACCCGGATCTGCATTGTCCCTTGGTCTTGTCGGAGGAAGACCGGCGCCGGTTCGGCGCCGACGTGTCGTTCGTCGGTGCCGGGTATGCCAATCGCCGCCAACTGTTCCCAGCGCTGCTCAGCCAGCCCTGGTCCTTCAAGCTCTGGGGCAACGAATGGGACGGAGCCGGGGATCTCCGTTCCGTCCTGCAACTGGACGGAGCCCGGATCGATACGGCGACCTGCATGAAAGTATTCAATGCCACGGCAATCAATCTGAATCTGCACTCCACCACTGGCGCAGGCTTGGATCCCCAGGCCGATTTCGTGAATCCACGCACCTTCGAACTGGCTGCCTGCGGTGCCTTCCAGTTGGTTGATCATCGCTCGCAGCTACCCGAGTTTTTCAGTGAACAGGAGATGGTGTCATTCAAAGACTTTGGCGACGTGCCGGGGTTGGTCCAACATTGGCTGGCAGACCCCGCGGCTCGGCAGGCCATGGCGAATGCCGCTCGCGCACGTGTGTTGAACGCCCATACGTATGTGCATCGAATGCGCGATTTGTTGGGACAGATCGGGTTGTCTCAGCCGGACCGCATCGGATCCGTGATGCGAGGGGAGCGGCAGCAGGACTCGTTACTGAAACGCTGTGCTGAGAATACTCCGCTCGAAACGTTACTCAAAGGCCTTCCTGCGGGACAGCGTGTCGAATTGAAAGATGTGGCGGCGCACATCCGGGGCAAAGGTCCGACGGCGACGCTCAAACGCGAAGAGTTGATGGTGCTGATGTTGGATGAATACCGGAGCGAGACACGCGATCTGTTATGA
- a CDS encoding helix-turn-helix domain-containing protein codes for MNDTIATATRTNLDSVLPSEGEILTVSEVAHFLRVPKSTVYKLARLGELPASKIGKHWRFLRRDIHEWMHSRTQHN; via the coding sequence ATGAACGACACTATCGCCACAGCAACCAGAACAAACCTTGACAGTGTATTGCCTTCGGAAGGCGAGATTCTCACCGTCTCGGAAGTGGCGCACTTCCTGCGCGTTCCGAAGTCCACGGTGTATAAGCTCGCGCGCCTCGGTGAATTGCCGGCTTCAAAAATCGGAAAGCATTGGCGGTTTCTCCGGCGCGACATTCACGAATGGATGCACAGCCGGACGCAGCACAACTGA
- a CDS encoding P-loop NTPase, whose product MATIVSIGSGKGGVGKSILAANLSMLLAKRGKRVVLADLDVGGADAHILFGMLNPPRTLTDFIDRRVERLDEVLQPISAHPFLQLLPGTGDTLATANLPYAKKKRLIRHFAQLQADVIVVDIGAGTSYHALDFFLMADHYVTVATPDPTSVLDLYRFIKLAAIRRVLSAFLSRDAVSEALSERDFSSIEEVIQAVAETDPNAREVASRTLQGFQPYLIVNRVSGKSRVNVLHLKKLLQEYVGGDLTTLGEIPDDPAVTRAVRSFLPVVECEPTAPAALALSQAADALLAAMARQAIPPAEPSPAPEQVAQMPIPS is encoded by the coding sequence ATGGCTACGATTGTCTCGATCGGCTCAGGAAAAGGCGGGGTTGGAAAAAGCATTCTCGCCGCTAATTTATCCATGTTACTGGCAAAACGAGGCAAGCGAGTCGTTCTCGCCGATCTCGACGTGGGAGGTGCCGACGCGCATATCCTGTTCGGGATGCTGAATCCTCCCCGCACGCTGACCGACTTTATCGATCGCCGTGTGGAGCGGCTGGACGAAGTGCTCCAACCAATTTCGGCGCACCCCTTTCTGCAATTGCTGCCAGGGACCGGAGATACGCTGGCTACGGCAAATCTGCCGTATGCCAAGAAAAAGCGATTGATTCGCCACTTCGCACAATTGCAGGCAGACGTGATCGTCGTCGATATCGGTGCTGGCACCAGTTACCATGCGCTCGACTTTTTTCTCATGGCCGATCACTATGTCACTGTGGCGACTCCCGACCCTACCTCAGTCCTCGATCTCTACCGCTTCATCAAGCTTGCGGCCATTCGCCGAGTCCTCTCGGCATTCCTGTCGCGCGATGCCGTGAGCGAAGCCCTCTCCGAACGCGATTTCTCAAGCATCGAGGAAGTGATTCAGGCCGTCGCCGAGACGGATCCCAATGCGCGGGAGGTCGCGAGTCGAACCCTGCAAGGATTCCAACCGTACCTGATCGTCAACCGCGTCTCAGGCAAGTCGCGCGTCAACGTCTTGCACTTGAAGAAACTGTTGCAGGAGTATGTTGGTGGTGACCTGACGACACTGGGAGAGATTCCGGACGATCCGGCTGTCACACGCGCGGTCCGTAGTTTCTTGCCGGTCGTCGAATGTGAGCCGACCGCGCCCGCAGCCCTCGCCTTAAGTCAGGCGGCCGACGCCCTATTGGCGGCGATGGCGCGTCAGGCAATTCCTCCTGCCGAGCCTTCCCCCGCCCCGGAACAGGTCGCGCAAATGCCCATTCCCTCCTGA